Proteins found in one Hemibagrus wyckioides isolate EC202008001 linkage group LG23, SWU_Hwy_1.0, whole genome shotgun sequence genomic segment:
- the LOC131344121 gene encoding free fatty acid receptor 2-like, with translation MMIWDETVNTLVLIVYCVTLITGLPGNLLSFYAFVKRVKQEAKPTDVLLLSLNISDLIFLSFLPIHIKVTAEREWNMNYSLCPLATYIFLINIYNSTLTLTAISVERYLGVVFAIKYKLKRHPRYAVMTSVVIWVINLIHCSIVFYMQYKFSDGEKAGLDPINHDTCYWNFTGEQLHILLPECLGVSIVAIFIPLIICCFCYISIIRILYQLDNIKPMKRYRAVGLAMSTILIFLICSLPFGITHVYGFIKNERPIWRVYALLSSSISVCLDPIVFYCSSKTLYNTFKDCVPRLYMWLRCLVTNNSSDQTQQDSTIFDHSET, from the coding sequence aTGATGATCTGGGACGAGACAGTCAACACTTTGGTCTTGATCGTCTACTGCGTAACGCTGATCACAGGTCTTCCGGGCAACCTGCTGTCCTTCTACGCCTTCGTCAAAAGAGTAAAACAAGAGGCCAAACCGACTGACGTGCTCCTCCTCAGCCTCAACATCTCGGATTTGATTTTTCTCTCGTTCCTCCCCATTCACATCAAAGTAACCGCTGAAAGGGAATGGAACATGAACTATTCCCTATGTCCCCTAGCAACTTATATCTTCTTGATTAACATCTATAATAGCACCCTAACGTTAACAGCTATTAGTGTGGAGCGCTATCTGGGAGTGGTCTTCGCCATCAAGTACAAACTCAAGCGACATCCTCGATATGCTGTGATGACCAGTGTGGTCATTTGGGTGATCAATTTGATCCACTGTAGCATTGTTTTCTACATGCAGTACAAATTTTCAGATGGGGAAAAAGCTGGCCTGGATCCGATCAACCATGACACCTGCTATTGGAATTTCACCGGAGAACAGCTACACATCCTCTTGCCTGAGTGTCTCGGGGTCTCCATAGTGGCCATATTTATACCACTGATAATCTGTTGCTTTTGCTATATCAGCATCATCCGCATCCTCTACCAGCTAGACAACATCAAGCCAATGAAGCGTTACAGAGCCGTTGGGCTTGCTATGTCCACCATACtgatttttctgatttgttcgTTGCCCTTCGGTATTACACATGTGTACggtttcattaaaaatgaaagaccTATTTGGCGAGTGTACGCCCTGCTCAGCAGCAGCATCAGTGTCTGTCTGGACCCAATTGTATTCTATTGCTCGTctaaaacactgtataacacgTTTAAGGACTGTGTGCCAAGACTCTATATGTGGCTGAGATGTTTGGTCACCAATAACAGCTCTGATCAAACCCAACAGGATAGCACAATCTTTGATCACAGTGAGACATAA